In Mycobacterium gallinarum, a single window of DNA contains:
- a CDS encoding recombinase family protein, with amino-acid sequence MTTAAYLRVSTGQQSIDQQHDTIAAAGITPDRVFTDTASGRAGSNRPGWTECMGYLREGDHLVVVAVDRLGRSVREVANALHELMSRGVHVRSLREGVDTSTPTGRAVTSIMATIAELELELGKERRAASREARVARGLAATKPMKLDAVQQKRLLRLYQQGEPVSELTAMFGISRSTLFRTLKVLKQQYLPA; translated from the coding sequence ATGACCACCGCCGCATACCTCAGGGTGTCCACCGGGCAGCAGTCCATCGATCAGCAGCACGACACCATCGCGGCGGCGGGTATCACCCCGGACCGGGTATTCACCGATACTGCGTCCGGTCGCGCTGGCAGTAATCGACCAGGCTGGACGGAGTGCATGGGTTACCTCCGAGAAGGGGATCACCTCGTGGTCGTCGCCGTCGACCGGCTCGGGCGCTCTGTCCGCGAGGTCGCCAATGCCCTCCACGAGCTGATGAGCCGTGGCGTACACGTGCGCTCACTGCGTGAAGGCGTGGACACCAGCACCCCGACAGGTCGTGCTGTCACGAGCATCATGGCCACAATCGCCGAGTTGGAACTCGAACTGGGCAAGGAGCGCCGTGCCGCCTCCCGCGAGGCGCGGGTCGCACGGGGCCTGGCCGCCACGAAGCCGATGAAGCTGGACGCCGTCCAGCAGAAACGGCTACTTCGGCTGTATCAGCAGGGCGAGCCTGTGAGTGAATTGACCGCGATGTTCGGGATCAGCCGGAGCACGCTGTTCCGGACCCTCAAAGTCCTGAAGCAGCAGTATTTGCCAGCGTGA
- a CDS encoding type I restriction-modification system subunit M, producing MSQTNANLIWKIADLLRGPYQPNQYGDVILPFTILRRLDCILEPTKDEVLAEYKKVAATKVDPDVLLKNKFRLPFYNTSRWTFASLIGDPEGVADNLVDYIEHFSPNVRDVFDGFKMMDQIGDLAKSDRLYLIVKEFASVDLHPKVVSGHAMGHIFEELIRKFAESNSTQAGDHFTPREVIELMVDILFLTQDDALTKPGTVRTIYDPAAGTGGMLSTAYDHLVEMNPKARPVLYGQDINPRSYALCKSDMIVKGQDVDNIYMGDTLTDDGFRTKHFDFLLSNPPFGVAWNTQQKTVTDEYEQRGFAGRFGPGLPRVSDGSLLFLLHLISKMQPVNNGEGGSRLAIVLNGSPLFTGGAGSGESNIRQWVIENDLLDTIIALPTDMFYNTGISTYIWVLDNNKPAKRKGKIQLINAANMFGKMRKSLGSKRKELRQKDIERICHLYEGFRNEHGTDDHPAHSKVFTGEEFGYSTITVERPLQLRFTPTEDKIEVVLAQKSIDKLDEGAKTAIRKALTGLVGWEYKDRDGFITELKDALRKAGLTKPPAPLIKTIWSTIGEHDDDAVIVTDTKGNPQPDPALRDTENVPLTEDIDEYFAREVLPHVPDAWIDYDKTKIGYEIPFTRHFYRYIPPRPLDEIQKDLRVLVSEIQAMLAEVGA from the coding sequence ATGTCGCAGACCAATGCCAATCTGATCTGGAAGATCGCGGACCTGCTGCGGGGGCCGTATCAGCCCAACCAGTACGGCGACGTGATCCTGCCGTTCACGATCCTGCGCCGCCTGGACTGCATCCTTGAGCCGACAAAGGACGAGGTACTCGCCGAGTACAAGAAGGTCGCCGCGACCAAAGTCGACCCCGACGTGCTGTTGAAGAACAAATTCAGGCTGCCGTTCTACAACACCTCGCGATGGACATTCGCATCCCTGATCGGTGATCCGGAAGGGGTGGCCGATAACCTTGTCGACTACATCGAGCATTTCTCGCCGAACGTGCGCGACGTCTTCGATGGCTTCAAGATGATGGATCAGATCGGCGACCTGGCCAAGTCCGACCGGTTGTACCTGATCGTCAAGGAGTTCGCATCCGTCGACCTGCACCCGAAGGTCGTCTCCGGGCACGCCATGGGGCACATCTTCGAAGAACTGATCCGCAAGTTCGCTGAGTCCAACTCCACCCAAGCTGGTGATCACTTCACCCCACGTGAAGTCATCGAGCTGATGGTCGACATCCTGTTCCTCACTCAAGACGATGCCCTGACCAAGCCCGGCACCGTACGCACCATCTACGACCCTGCTGCCGGGACCGGGGGCATGTTATCTACGGCCTACGACCATCTGGTCGAGATGAATCCCAAGGCCCGCCCGGTCCTCTACGGGCAGGACATCAACCCACGCTCATACGCGCTATGTAAGTCCGACATGATCGTGAAGGGCCAGGATGTGGACAACATCTACATGGGCGACACCCTCACCGATGACGGCTTTCGTACTAAGCACTTCGACTTCCTGCTGTCGAACCCGCCGTTCGGGGTTGCCTGGAACACTCAGCAGAAGACGGTCACCGATGAATACGAGCAGCGCGGCTTCGCCGGACGCTTCGGCCCCGGTCTACCTCGCGTGTCCGACGGCTCATTGCTGTTCCTGCTACACCTGATCTCGAAGATGCAGCCCGTCAACAACGGCGAGGGCGGCAGTCGTCTGGCCATCGTTCTGAACGGCTCACCACTGTTCACCGGCGGGGCGGGGTCGGGTGAGTCCAATATTCGGCAGTGGGTCATCGAGAATGATCTTCTCGATACGATCATCGCGCTGCCCACGGACATGTTCTATAACACCGGGATCAGCACCTACATCTGGGTTCTGGACAACAACAAGCCAGCCAAGCGCAAGGGCAAGATTCAGCTCATCAACGCCGCCAACATGTTCGGCAAGATGCGCAAGTCCCTCGGGTCGAAGCGTAAGGAGCTGCGCCAGAAGGACATCGAGCGGATCTGCCACCTCTATGAGGGCTTCCGCAACGAACACGGCACCGACGACCACCCCGCCCACTCGAAGGTGTTCACTGGTGAGGAGTTCGGCTACTCCACCATCACGGTCGAGCGCCCCCTGCAACTGCGGTTCACACCGACCGAGGACAAGATCGAGGTAGTACTGGCCCAGAAGAGTATCGACAAACTCGACGAGGGTGCGAAGACCGCCATCCGCAAGGCGCTCACTGGGTTGGTCGGGTGGGAATACAAGGACCGCGACGGTTTCATCACCGAACTCAAAGACGCGCTGCGCAAGGCAGGGTTGACGAAACCGCCCGCCCCACTGATCAAGACGATCTGGTCAACCATCGGCGAGCATGACGACGACGCCGTGATCGTCACCGACACCAAGGGCAACCCCCAACCCGACCCGGCACTTCGTGATACCGAAAACGTTCCCCTGACTGAGGACATCGACGAGTACTTCGCCCGCGAAGTGTTGCCCCACGTCCCGGATGCCTGGATCGACTACGACAAGACCAAGATCGGCTACGAGATTCCCTTCACCCGCCACTTCTACCGCTACATCCCACCGAGGCCCCTCGACGAAATCCAGAAAGACCTCCGCGTCCTCGTTAGCGAAATCCAAGCCATGCTCGCCGAGGTCGGCGCATGA